In Halomarina salina, one DNA window encodes the following:
- a CDS encoding DUF402 domain-containing protein, with protein sequence MSVRVRGIYATALTRLLYDDTGVVQASEPIRERFDATFPVAPALATVATTDDRQGVGVSGEEPTVDAATDRLESVGVDTLAWNDPAPEGAVFDARVESTKRSGAVLDLGEDDKGGIEGWLHFSQVDDRIEAGDALRVQIREAVAPWSDDRPVCTTDLTVETELARLVRSDQSDATTGGVELASLLPTDPRDGWAVRWDERADDADLDALGATLDRLNERAAVLDALPNPASAGESGDEPGRLTDGLATTWCWFGRESRFALDDLRREVTPTMGGHHRAKAATNAASAAVDFAEAVCDDAGDGGEFPFAALTRQFGPREGDTLALGHGKPAGHLVVLGRGEVTDYDPVGKVTLEREMTPGGTYDALGVERRAGDVAVTKLQEGRWWYPTVYRGSDGERRGTYVNVCTPVELFPDVARYVDLHVDVVKHADGRVERVDDDELDEAVAVGEIPEPLAEKARAVASAVENALR encoded by the coding sequence ATGAGCGTCCGCGTCCGGGGCATCTACGCGACGGCGCTCACCCGTCTGCTCTACGACGACACGGGCGTCGTGCAGGCCTCGGAACCCATCCGCGAGCGGTTCGACGCGACGTTCCCCGTCGCCCCGGCGCTGGCGACAGTCGCCACCACCGACGACCGACAGGGCGTCGGCGTCTCGGGCGAGGAACCGACGGTCGACGCGGCGACGGACCGCCTCGAATCGGTCGGCGTCGACACGCTGGCGTGGAACGACCCGGCTCCCGAAGGCGCGGTGTTCGACGCCCGTGTCGAGTCCACGAAGCGGAGCGGTGCGGTCCTCGACCTCGGCGAAGACGACAAGGGGGGTATCGAGGGCTGGCTCCACTTCTCGCAGGTCGACGACCGCATCGAGGCGGGCGACGCGCTCCGCGTCCAGATTCGGGAGGCGGTCGCACCCTGGAGCGACGACCGGCCGGTGTGTACGACCGACCTCACGGTCGAGACGGAACTGGCACGACTCGTCCGAAGCGACCAGAGCGACGCGACCACGGGCGGCGTCGAACTCGCCTCGCTGTTGCCGACGGATCCGCGTGACGGGTGGGCGGTCCGGTGGGACGAACGCGCGGACGACGCGGACCTCGACGCACTCGGCGCGACGCTCGACCGACTCAACGAGCGGGCCGCCGTCCTCGACGCGCTCCCCAACCCGGCGTCGGCCGGCGAGTCCGGCGACGAACCCGGGCGTCTCACTGACGGACTGGCGACGACGTGGTGCTGGTTCGGCCGCGAGTCGCGGTTCGCGCTCGACGACCTCAGACGCGAGGTGACGCCGACGATGGGCGGCCACCACCGCGCGAAGGCGGCGACGAACGCCGCGAGCGCGGCCGTCGACTTCGCCGAGGCGGTCTGCGACGACGCGGGCGACGGCGGCGAGTTCCCGTTCGCCGCGCTCACCCGGCAGTTCGGTCCCCGCGAGGGCGACACGCTGGCCCTCGGCCACGGGAAGCCAGCCGGCCACCTCGTCGTCCTCGGCCGCGGCGAGGTGACCGACTACGACCCCGTCGGGAAGGTGACGCTCGAACGCGAGATGACGCCCGGCGGCACCTACGACGCACTCGGCGTCGAACGACGGGCGGGCGACGTGGCCGTCACGAAACTGCAGGAGGGTCGCTGGTGGTACCCGACGGTGTACCGCGGCAGCGACGGCGAACGCCGCGGGACGTACGTCAACGTCTGCACGCCGGTCGAACTGTTCCCCGACGTGGCGCGGTACGTCGACCTCCACGTCGACGTGGTGAAACACGCCGACGGCCGGGTGGAGCGGGTCGACGACGACGAACTCGACGAGGCCGTCGCCGTCGGTGAGATTCCGGAGCCGCTCGCGGAGAAGGCGCGAGCGGTGGCGAGCGCCGTCGAGAACGCGCTGCGCTGA
- a CDS encoding LVIVD repeat-containing protein — MESPTPRSRRDVLRTLGAAATLPALSGVASAQSTAQDDYGPLGRVEVPGTTEVVVSGDVAYLATSDGFASVDVSDPENPSVLANPTDLLADRENGPMKQIFDVKVEGDRLLVAGPAQSTQNSVSALVLYDVSDPAAPEQVGVYETESINHNVFLSDGVAYRGDNYADGLQSENPVVMIDVEAGEELGRWSPVDENEAWGDVYTGLRVLHDMYVQDGVAYLAYWDAGTWLLDVSDPASPSVINHVRGRPPEELASLSGSQVTNENLQPPGNDHYVAVNDDASVLGVGMESWDTEADEDDDGPSGIELFDISDPTTAESLATITPPPTDQPTYSGVWTTSHNFDFAGDRLYTSWYSGGVKVFDVSDPSAPGILREWENREELSFWAAVAVEPGETFVASAENHRGEQGAFAGLVAFPDAPSGEQSTRTQTPVPTSTTDSTTGTANGTGDGGNTTGGTASGGTTTNGTGTVVSDTTVAATDSGTVETTTDSSGSGPGFGIAAGVAGSGLAAWRVLRGQDDDE, encoded by the coding sequence ATGGAGTCCCCAACTCCCCGCAGTCGCCGCGACGTCCTCCGGACGCTCGGCGCGGCGGCGACGCTCCCCGCCCTCTCGGGAGTCGCGAGTGCACAGTCCACGGCACAGGACGACTACGGCCCCCTCGGCCGGGTCGAGGTGCCCGGCACCACCGAGGTCGTCGTCTCCGGCGACGTCGCCTACCTCGCGACGAGCGACGGGTTCGCCAGCGTCGACGTCTCCGACCCGGAGAACCCGTCTGTACTCGCCAACCCGACGGACCTCCTGGCCGACCGGGAGAACGGTCCGATGAAACAGATCTTCGACGTGAAGGTCGAGGGCGACCGCCTGCTCGTCGCCGGGCCAGCGCAGTCGACGCAGAACAGCGTGAGTGCTCTCGTGCTCTACGACGTCTCGGACCCCGCGGCTCCCGAACAGGTGGGCGTCTACGAGACCGAGTCGATCAACCACAACGTCTTCCTGAGCGACGGCGTCGCGTACCGCGGCGACAACTACGCCGACGGCCTGCAGAGCGAGAACCCGGTCGTCATGATAGACGTCGAGGCGGGCGAGGAACTCGGGCGCTGGTCGCCCGTCGACGAGAACGAGGCCTGGGGCGACGTCTACACCGGTCTCCGCGTGCTCCACGACATGTACGTGCAGGACGGCGTCGCGTACCTCGCGTACTGGGACGCCGGGACGTGGCTCCTCGACGTGAGCGACCCCGCCTCGCCGTCGGTGATCAACCACGTCCGCGGTCGGCCACCGGAGGAACTCGCCAGTCTGTCGGGGAGTCAGGTGACCAACGAGAACCTCCAGCCGCCGGGCAACGACCACTACGTCGCCGTGAACGACGACGCCTCGGTGCTCGGCGTCGGGATGGAGTCGTGGGACACGGAGGCCGACGAGGACGACGACGGTCCGAGCGGCATCGAACTGTTCGACATCTCCGACCCGACGACCGCCGAGTCGCTGGCCACCATCACCCCGCCACCCACCGACCAGCCGACCTACAGCGGCGTCTGGACCACCTCGCACAACTTCGACTTCGCGGGCGACCGCCTCTACACCTCGTGGTACAGCGGCGGCGTGAAGGTGTTCGACGTGAGCGACCCGAGCGCCCCGGGTATCCTCCGCGAGTGGGAGAACCGCGAGGAGCTGAGTTTCTGGGCTGCAGTGGCCGTCGAACCGGGCGAGACGTTCGTCGCCAGCGCCGAGAACCACCGGGGTGAGCAGGGCGCGTTCGCCGGCCTCGTCGCGTTCCCAGACGCACCGAGCGGGGAGCAGTCGACCCGGACCCAGACGCCGGTGCCGACGAGCACGACGGACTCGACGACCGGCACCGCGAACGGGACGGGGGACGGCGGTAACACCACTGGCGGGACCGCGTCGGGCGGTACCACCACGAACGGGACCGGCACTGTCGTCAGCGACACGACGGTGGCCGCTACCGACTCGGGTACCGTGGAGACGACCACGGACTCCTCCGGGAGCGGTCCCGGGTTCGGCATCGCCGCCGGCGTCGCCGGGAGCGGTCTCGCGGCGTGGCGAGTGCTCCGCGGACAGGACGACGACGAGTAA
- a CDS encoding ROK family protein, with amino-acid sequence MAYYVGVDLGATHIRAVVADARGEVVGRARSSTPTGPAGIAVTEAVLDTVRGACADADVKPYRITAAGIGSFGPLDLAAGTVEQPANLPDDIDRIPLTGPLENLVDSEEVYLHNDTIAGLIGERFYGPRTPDDVVYVTMSTGIGAGVAVDGNVLNGWDGNAGEVGHMTLDPHGHMTCGCGAPGHWEAYCSGNNIPRYARHLADREDIPTDLPLDDDEFSAVDVFETPEDPLAARTLERVADWNTQGVANVCHAYAPIVVYVGGSVALNNPETVLDPIRERLADHLLVNVPDVELTTLGDEVVVKGALASALTGGTGERPTGR; translated from the coding sequence ATGGCCTACTACGTGGGCGTCGACCTTGGGGCGACGCACATCCGTGCTGTCGTCGCCGACGCCCGAGGCGAGGTGGTCGGCCGCGCTCGCAGTTCGACCCCGACCGGACCGGCAGGCATCGCCGTCACCGAGGCGGTCCTCGACACCGTCCGGGGTGCGTGCGCGGACGCCGATGTCAAACCGTATCGAATCACAGCCGCTGGTATCGGCTCGTTCGGACCGCTGGACCTCGCGGCCGGGACGGTCGAACAGCCGGCGAACCTGCCCGACGACATCGACCGCATCCCGCTGACCGGACCGCTGGAGAACCTCGTCGACAGCGAGGAGGTGTACCTCCACAACGACACCATCGCGGGACTCATCGGCGAGCGGTTCTACGGCCCGCGGACGCCCGACGACGTGGTGTACGTCACGATGTCGACCGGTATCGGTGCGGGCGTCGCCGTCGACGGCAACGTCCTGAACGGCTGGGACGGGAACGCCGGCGAGGTGGGACACATGACGCTCGACCCCCACGGTCACATGACCTGTGGCTGTGGCGCGCCGGGCCACTGGGAGGCGTACTGCTCGGGGAACAACATCCCCCGGTACGCCCGCCATCTCGCCGACCGGGAGGACATCCCGACGGACCTCCCGCTGGACGACGACGAGTTCTCTGCGGTGGACGTGTTCGAGACGCCCGAGGACCCGCTGGCGGCCCGGACGCTCGAACGCGTCGCCGACTGGAACACGCAGGGTGTCGCGAACGTCTGTCACGCCTACGCCCCCATCGTCGTCTACGTCGGCGGCTCGGTCGCGCTCAACAACCCGGAGACGGTGCTCGACCCCATCAGGGAACGCCTCGCGGACCACCTGCTCGTCAACGTCCCCGACGTGGAACTGACCACGCTCGGCGACGAGGTAGTCGTGAAGGGGGCGCTCGCGAGCGCCCTCACCGGCGGAACGGGCGAGCGACCGACGGGTCGATAG
- a CDS encoding SDR family NAD(P)-dependent oxidoreductase, giving the protein MIRPDLDGRVALVTGSATGLGAALTESLAACGADVAVHYHTSDAAAREVADVAGDHGVETALVQGDVTDPDAVDDLFADVESDLGSVDILVNNVGAFAPAHWEDVEWDRWRTVVETNFYGTVLCSKRALGGMREQEWGRVVNVGYASAEKGLVNPKNFPYFVAKAGVLMFTRMLAADTQDDSITANAVSPYVIENSDEFPENAPRGRWAQFADVAQVVRFFCDEGSEYVSGENVEVDGGWLPEDV; this is encoded by the coding sequence ATGATTCGACCGGACCTCGACGGCCGGGTGGCGCTCGTCACCGGCAGCGCGACGGGACTCGGCGCGGCGCTCACGGAGTCGCTGGCGGCCTGCGGCGCGGACGTTGCCGTCCACTACCACACGAGCGACGCTGCTGCCCGCGAGGTGGCCGACGTCGCCGGGGACCACGGCGTCGAGACGGCGCTCGTGCAGGGCGACGTCACCGACCCCGACGCTGTCGACGACCTGTTCGCCGACGTCGAGTCGGACCTCGGGAGCGTCGACATCCTCGTCAACAACGTCGGGGCGTTCGCCCCGGCCCACTGGGAGGACGTCGAGTGGGACCGGTGGCGGACCGTCGTCGAGACGAACTTCTACGGCACCGTCCTCTGCTCGAAGCGGGCGCTCGGCGGCATGCGCGAGCAGGAGTGGGGTCGCGTCGTCAACGTCGGCTACGCCTCCGCGGAGAAGGGGCTGGTGAACCCGAAGAACTTCCCGTACTTCGTCGCCAAGGCGGGCGTCCTGATGTTCACGCGGATGCTCGCTGCAGACACGCAGGACGACAGCATCACCGCCAACGCCGTCTCGCCGTACGTCATCGAGAACTCCGACGAGTTCCCCGAGAACGCCCCCCGCGGCCGCTGGGCGCAGTTCGCCGACGTCGCGCAGGTCGTCCGGTTCTTCTGCGACGAGGGGAGCGAGTACGTGTCCGGCGAGAACGTCGAGGTGGACGGCGGCTGGTTGCCCGAGGACGTGTGA
- a CDS encoding lysylphosphatidylglycerol synthase transmembrane domain-containing protein, with translation MRTLVAGVTGVGAKRAVAVGVVVAAALALVTVGPLSLPSGVDARTVGLMLVLAFVALSCRGIALRGVLDILGTRVGPLRAIGVFLATTFLGCLAPCGKAAAGPVNGLLVSSATEARYEQSLAAVVTVDLTVSVVGLTLALAGLGGTVRPDPRALVVLPLLALLVLAAWRVRDRLVEVVGRCVAVPVRLVGRVVPSKTPPSTESVTERVEGVVESVELVARSPRRLAGVVLFVAVGQVAAAACLWLALDAVGSAVSFPLVLGVLPLSGIGSLVPSPGGTAGVEAALVGLLVSFAGVAVPPASAAVLLYRTATFWAPLPVGGLSALALGGRDAISAARGSVPETVA, from the coding sequence ATGCGAACGCTGGTAGCGGGGGTGACCGGGGTCGGCGCGAAGCGAGCCGTAGCGGTCGGTGTGGTCGTTGCCGCTGCGCTCGCCCTCGTCACCGTCGGTCCCCTCTCGCTGCCGTCGGGCGTCGACGCCCGGACGGTCGGGCTGATGCTCGTCCTGGCGTTCGTCGCGCTGTCGTGTCGCGGTATCGCGCTCCGGGGCGTTCTCGACATCCTCGGGACGCGCGTGGGCCCGCTCCGCGCTATCGGCGTCTTCCTCGCGACGACGTTCCTCGGCTGTCTCGCCCCGTGCGGGAAGGCGGCGGCGGGACCCGTCAACGGGCTGCTGGTCTCCTCGGCCACCGAAGCCCGCTACGAACAGAGCCTCGCGGCCGTCGTCACCGTCGACCTCACCGTGAGCGTCGTCGGACTCACGCTGGCGCTCGCCGGACTCGGCGGCACCGTCCGCCCCGATCCGCGAGCGCTCGTCGTCCTCCCCCTCCTCGCACTGCTCGTCCTCGCCGCGTGGCGAGTCCGCGACCGCCTCGTCGAGGTGGTCGGTCGCTGCGTCGCCGTCCCCGTCCGCCTCGTCGGTCGAGTCGTTCCCTCGAAGACGCCGCCCTCGACCGAGTCGGTCACCGAACGCGTCGAGGGCGTCGTCGAGTCTGTCGAACTCGTCGCGCGCTCGCCGCGCCGACTCGCGGGCGTCGTCCTCTTCGTCGCCGTCGGGCAGGTGGCCGCCGCGGCCTGCCTCTGGCTCGCGCTCGACGCCGTCGGCTCGGCGGTGTCGTTCCCGCTCGTCCTCGGCGTCCTCCCGCTGTCGGGCATCGGGTCGCTCGTGCCCTCGCCGGGCGGGACGGCGGGCGTCGAGGCGGCGCTCGTCGGGCTGCTCGTCTCGTTCGCCGGGGTGGCCGTCCCGCCCGCCTCCGCGGCCGTCCTGCTCTACCGGACGGCGACGTTCTGGGCGCCGCTCCCCGTCGGCGGCCTGTCGGCGCTCGCCCTCGGCGGCCGCGACGCCATCAGCGCCGCGCGCGGGTCGGTCCCCGAGACCGTAGCGTAG